From the Candidatus Palauibacter australiensis genome, the window CAGGTATCGGGAGAACAGCGAGGCGGGCATGTCGAAGACGTTCGTCGCCATCAGGAAGTTGACGAACATCGGCTTCAGGACCTTGTACCTGAAGTCTCCCGAGAAGCCGGCCACGTTCAGGACCGTCCCCATGCTGATGTAGTTGAAGGGGTTGAGGCCGTTCACGAACTTCGACCGCGAATGGGTCAGCCGCCCGAACCGGTGCAGGAGCCGCAGGATGCGCTGGAACTTCGCAATCTCGAGTTGCAGCTGCTCCCGGATGTCCGAATCGAAATCGTGGGCGTAGGTCCCCCCGCGGTACTTCACGCTGTAGCTGAACCTCGTGTCGATCAGGTCGATGCCGAACTGCTCCAGCAACACCACGAAGTGCTGATAGACGGAGGGGATGCAGGCGGTGACGGAAATGTCGAACGGGATCGCGCCGCCGTCCTCCTGGGGCATGTCGACGGTCACGGCGTTGCCGCCGAGCTGCTCCCGGGCCTCGAACAGCCGGAAATCGAACCGTTCGGAATCGTGATGCAGCGCCCACGCGGCCCCGAGACCCGAGACGCCTCCGCCGATGATGGCGATGTTCTTCATCCGTCTCCCCTTCCCGCGGGTGGTCATGTTCTCCCGTCCCGGAAACGTTGCCGCGCGCGTGCGTGTT encodes:
- a CDS encoding NAD(P)-binding protein; translated protein: MKNIAIIGGGVSGLGAAWALHHDSERFDFRLFEAREQLGGNAVTVDMPQEDGGAIPFDISVTACIPSVYQHFVVLLEQFGIDLIDTRFSYSVKYRGGTYAHDFDSDIREQLQLEIAKFQRILRLLHRFGRLTHSRSKFVNGLNPFNYISMGTVLNVAGFSGDFRYKVLKPMFVNFLMATNVFDMPASLFSRYL